Proteins co-encoded in one Solea senegalensis isolate Sse05_10M linkage group LG8, IFAPA_SoseM_1, whole genome shotgun sequence genomic window:
- the si:ch211-195m9.3 gene encoding galaxin — MDQCCGQAPYGLAQRSVLCCNSTLYKDREDGDECSEIGIPYNPAKGTMCCSQLHGSPGQHCCGTELYQPHSEICCDGRRHRREEHRHCCGIGVYNVNDPQMKCCGGTLYNLTSLGKSGPDALCCGSIVQKELNQVCCSSEDTELLYSNKRGYQCCGHMYYNISLWSCCAGKLSPVQQPGEHLDEMTTECTFLSVNNLNKIHLCNKIKIGTIQSVSPHSIVFNNVLEIHGTQATVEALPSPYMLQTPNHCIFPKLTPGKTYIFDEAQVFSDFNRDSLQSIYFIMSKCFHS, encoded by the exons ATGGATCAG TGCTGCGGACAAGCGCCGTATGGCTTGGCACAGCGTAGCGTTCTCTGTTGTAATAGCACCTTGTACAAGGACAGAGAGGATGGAGACGAATGTTCAGAGATCGGCATTCCTTACAACCCAGCTAAAGGAACTATGTGTTGTTCCCAGTTGCATGGCTCACCTGGACAACACTGCTGTGGGACAGAATTGTACCAGCCCCATTCTGAGATCTGCTGTGACGGACGCAG ACATCGCAGAGAAGAGCACAGACACTGTTGTGGAATTGGAGTCTACAATGTTAATGATCCACAGATGAAGTGTTGTGGAGGGACACTGTACAACTTGACATCTTTGGGCAAGTCTGGTCCTGATGCACTGTGCTGTGGATCGATTGTGCAAAAGGAACTG AACCAGGTTTGCTGCTCAAGTGAGGATACAGAGTTGCTGTACTCTAACAAGAGAGGATACCAATGCTGTGGTCATATGTACTATAACATCTCCCTGTGGTCATGCTGTGCTGGGAAGCTAAGTCCTGTCCAACAACCAGGAGAGCATCTGGACGAGATGACTACAG aATGTACATTTCTGTCGGTGAACAACCTGAACAAAATACATCTTTGCAATAAAA TAAAAATTGGGACCATACAAAGTGTGTCTCCACACAGCATCGTGTTCAACAATGTGCTCGAAATCCATGGAACGCAGGCAACTGTTGAAGCTCTGCCCTCGCCTTACATGCTGCAAACACCCAACCACTGCATCTTCCCCAAACTGACCCCAGGCAAGACCTACATCTTTGACGAAGCTCAAGTCTTCAGTGATTTCAACCGCGACTCTCTTCAGTCAATCTATTTCATTATGTCAAAGTGTTTCCATTCTTAA